CGACGTGAGGGAGctccctgcagtgcagggaagTGGATTTAACAGCCAGAGCTGTGTTCCCATGATTCACTACAAAGCAGGAATGTGGGCAGgtaaacaaatatttcagcaggATTCCTCAAAGAATGAGATGCAGGCTGTAGGTGGGCAGCTTCCATGTCCATGGAGTTACCATCCATGAGAAGTTAAAGCACAAGAACCTCCACTGGCAGCTCAGGGAATGAAACACATGGAACTGCAATGAGCAGCCAATATTCAGTGGGGACTGGGCAGGTTCTGTGTGTGACAACCACTTCTAGAATGGTTTTGGTGGAAGGAACCCTTAAGAGcacccagttccaccccctgccatgggcagggacacattccactgtcccaggctgctccaagccctgtccaagctggtCTGGGATGGGACACTCACTTGGAAGCAACATGCCACACACCCACACTCCACTGAAGGCTGCTGCCTGGCTTTGTATCTTAAAGATCAAAACTCTCTAAGTTGCTTCTGAAATTTGAAACGTGCACAGCAATTCTACCACAGGGTCATTAGAAGCCATCACCTACCTCTTCTGGTTTCACATCTCTGCTAGTGAAATCCTTTATGCAATCCACGAAGCAGTTTTCTGTAAGTTTATTGTATGTGCCAAGAAACTCCTTgaactgtaaataaaaattgGACAatgaatattagaaaaaaaattttaaaacagtgtttatttttcttacatggAGCTGCATGGTATAAGAAAAAGTGAAGGACAAGTCACTAGAAAAATTTACACCCAGTCAGAAGATTTCAGCACCAAAAGCAGCTCATACACAAAACATGCTGTTTGTCAATGGTCACCTGTTGAACTTTTGGTTAATTCAGATAACTCAGAGTTTCTGTCCTTCCCTATGCACTACACCTTCCACTCCCTGTGACAGAGCAGCACAAGACTTCCAAAGCCACCCCTCCCAAATGCAGCATCTCACCTGCTTGATCTGATCAGACTCTGATATTTGTCCAGCCATGTTGCACCACCTGTGACTCAGTCACCTAAAGGCGAGGATGGAAGTcgagttttaaataaaaaacataaatatgaaCTGCAACATTTTACATCAGAATGGAATTTTGTGCATCCTTGAAGTGTGTTGAAATGCAACTTTGCTAGCAAACTTCCAAGCCATTCACTCAAAGGGAAGTTACCTGTTGGGAATGTATTCAGTTAAAAAACCATCCAAGGTAATTCCAGGTATGAAACCTTACCAGAGCCACCTGCCAATTGCTGTCCTTTAAAGACTTTTAGGGCATTTCACACAGCTGAAGTGACTTACAGAAtaccttatttatttttataagtgCTGTCAAACTTACTGAATAAGctagggcaggagctggggaagaagcAAAGTCATAACACTTTCTAGCCTTAGAGTTTCAGTGACTATAGGTGTGATTTgtaaaaagtaaggaaaaaaggcaaatataaaCTGGCAGTCACTGAACAGATGCAGCACAAGGTGCAGGGCCTGGTTTCTGTGTAGCTGCATCAAACACCTGAACTACAGCAAATGTGGTGGTTATTGTAGTGaattaaatgcaagaaaaacacagaacaatGAAAATGGAACgaaacagacaaagaaaaagggaagaagttAACAGCCATGGATCTAAGAATTTAAACAAGCATCCTCAAGGAAGACACATTCCTAATCCAACACACTGAACAAGTTAAGGCTTGAAAGCATCCCTGCAGGTTTCCTAGAAGACTGAGGCCTAGTCTCCTTTTCCCTTAATTTCCATGTTATCTAAGACCTGTTACCACAGATGACAATGCAAACTAATATCACGTGTTGGCAAGAAGAAGCTCCTTAGTTTAATTCCActtgtggaagaaaaatgagcacTGAAGTGCAAtcactttggggaaaaaaaaatctcttaatcCTTTAGCAAGGGCTACTTACAATTAATCTTCTATTATGCTTTGCCAAGTTTTGGGCAAGATATTCATGTTTTAGAGAGCTCGAGCTATTGCAGTCTCTCagcagggggaagggaagggttaCACAAGCTGCCTGAACATGAACAAAGAGACAGCAACAATTATTTctacaacagaaagaaaatgaagcaacTAAAAATAGCATCAGGGAGCTCTCACAAGAGTGAACTGTCCCTAcagcccctcccagcagcacagcgATGGTGACATCTTCCTCCTGACACCACACTTTATCCCTGCACAGGGAGCCAGTTCAGAGATTGGAGGCCAAGGGCACAGATGATTCTGGGAGCTAAGATGCAAGAATTCCTCATGGGCAGGCAGCTCACACGTATCATTCTGAAGGAGAACCTGCAGGATATGGTGGCTAACAAGGAACCAGGTTTTATTCAGGTTGTCACAGAATGacagactggtttgggatggaagggaccttcaagatcctCTCATtccaccctcctgccatggcagggacaccttccactatcccaggctgctccaagccctgtccaacctggcctggagcaCTGCCAGGATGGGGTACCCACAGTATCTCTGGGcaccttgtgccagggcctcaccacacTCACAGTCAAGAACTTCTTTCCAGTATCTAACcatgccctgtggcagtgcaAAGCCAccaccccttgtcctgtcaccccatgcccttgtccaaagtccccCTCCAGCCTCTCTCCTCTACCCTAAACCCCTAATTTGTTTCAGGAGAATGGACATGCCCATCACCTGGAGTAACCAGTGAGAAGTGATGGCAACTCCACTGTCTCTTTGCTCAGCCTGTGAGAAAACAAGAGCAGTGACAATTTTCCCAGGGCAGGGTATGTAGATAATTAAACAGAAACTGCAGGGAGCACTTTTGTCCTCTGCCAAAGGCAGGAAGCTCAAAGTTTCAACTGTGGGTGCCATTTTCCCACAGTCAGCGTTGCTTCATGAGCTGTGTTTGTAGCAAACCTGATCCCTGTCTCTCTGGGACTGATTTGGCAAGACTGGAAATGGCACACTGAAACTGTAGCTCCACAGAGCTTTGACACCTGGGAAAGGCTCTGATTCACATCAGCACAAGCTGATCTGAAGTGCCTGAAGCTCTTGACCCTGTGCAGGTATTTCACACATTCCACAGGGGAATcgcagggctctgctgcacccTCAGCTATAAATCAGCCTTACATCTAAAAACGAGCTACTGAACATTCCCAGGAATGTGCATATCTACTTTGTTCCAAAGTCTGCTAAATGTATGCTTTCACgatttcctgctgcttctcccctttccctccaactctgaaaaaagcttttaaagggTGATGAAAGAGTGCTCAGCACCTCAGccaacccagcccagagcttccTGCAGAGCTCTTCACACCACTCCTGCACGGCTCACGTTTAATCCTACAGAGCCTGGAGGACTTTCCCGTGGGCTAAACACGATTTAAaaatccagcactgcccctcCAAGCAAGGATATTCacactgcaggaagcagaggtgTCTGAATAAACCTCTGCTGCAGGGGACACACAGTCTGAGTGTGCTGGGTCACCAGAAAGGAGCAAGGACTGGCAAATCTCCCTTCTTGAAAGGCTCTGGGGCTCTTCCAAATATATTCTGCTGTTCTAAAGTTTCATTAAGAGGAGTCCCTCTGATCAAAATAAACAAGCCCTGTGTTTGGGATCTCTCTCACCCCAATCTTTTTGAGAAGAGCTGCATTTTTCTGGGAAGAAGAGTGATGGAGAGACACTACAAATCCCTCACACTTGTAATCCCCACTATCCATCTGAATCAGCTGTAACGACAACCTACTCCataaaaagaaagctgaaatgtCTCTTTAAACCTTTGCTTCAAGCTGCACACAGAGAACACCATGCAAGtgtttctgaaaaggaaaaggaagggtaAAAGCATCAAGTCAAAGAAATGtctcaaagaataaaaatctcGAGTCGAAGAATTGTGTCAAGGTAAACTCCCCACAGCTTGTAGAGAAAGTTCTTTTATCATGGGGGATTACTGGGACTGCCATCAGATTGAAAAGACACCCAAACAAATCGATTTTAAGAGGCTAGAGGCATTTAAGGAAGTGAGAAGGACAGGGTGAGATGAGAGGGGCTAGTCAGCAGCTGGATAACCAGCTGTAGCTGGTGCTCGGCTTGTTGTCATTCACTGTCTCCTGCATTTGGCCTGCAGCCTGCTCTGAAGGAGAAGGGATCAGAGGAAGAAACCGAGCACCAAAGGTGAGTGAGGAgggtcagcctgacctcaggcACCAGGAGAGCCTCACGTGTATGGGCATCAGGCCTGAGGGGAATCACAGTTACCCACCAGCGCTCTCCTATTTACGTGAGATCACACCTGGCTGACGCTTCTCACCCGATAAAACCAAAACCTGAGGCGAACCTGTCGAGCtgtatttttgggggggggcttTTCCTTCTACTCCATCCTCCAGTTCTCCCTTCCAAGGGCACATCGAGTTCCTCTCCCTCGGGAATCACTCGCTCAGCCAAGCCCAGGCCCAACACCGGGCACAGAGCGCAGATTTCCCCATTGAGGGCTCTCGGGAGCGCTCCCGGACCCTCATAGGCCACGGGGAGGCTCCCGGTGTCTCCTGGGCCCTCACGGGGAGGCTCCTGGGCCCTCTACGGCTCTCCCAGGACACAGGGAGGCTCCCGGTCCATCAGGACAGCTCCTGATCCCTCCCGGTCCCTTTCGGTCCCTCAGGACCACTCCCGGTCCCTCCCGAGCGCGCGCCCGTTCCCGCGCCCGTTCCCTCACGAGCTCCGGGCCCGCGCGCACTCACCGCCCGCGCGCCGGCCCCGCAGATTCGCCACGCGCGCGCGCGCACGAGGagggcccggcccgggccccGCAGATTCGCCACGGGCCGGCGAATCGGCCgcgcgcggagccgccgcccgATTTACCCTCTCGGGCCGCGCGTTTCCCGCCGGACGCCGGTTAAGGCGGACGCCGTGGCCATGGTACCGCGCGCTTCCGGTgccgccggccgggccgggactgcgggaacggggctgggatAGAGAGATCGGGGCCGGGACAGCGGGAACGGGGCCGGGATAGAGAGATCGGGGCCGGGACAGcgggaacggggctgggatAGAGAGATCGGGGCTGGGACAGCGGGAACGGGGCCGGGATAGAGAGATCGGGGCCGGGATAGAGAGATCGGGGCCGGGATAGAGAGATCAGGGCTGGGACAGcgggaacggggctgggatAGAGAGATTGGGGCCGGGATAGAGAGATTGGGGCCGGGATAGAGAGATCGGGGCTGGGACAGcgggaacggggctgggatAGAGAGATCGGGGCCGGGACAGCGGGAACGGGGCCGGGACAGAGAGATCGGGGCCGGGACAGcgggaacggggctgggatAGAGAGATCGGGGCTGGGACAGCGGGAACGGGGCCGGGATAGAGAGATCGGGGCCGGGATAGAGAGATCGGGGCCGGGACAGCGAGGTCGGGGCCGGGATCAGGGCCGGGTCGGCGGGAGCGCTGCCCTCTCGAGGACGGCAGCCGTGCCCGCGCCGTGGGAGCGAACCGCGGCCCGGAGCCTCGGAGCCGctgccgcggccgccgccgtgCCCGGCCCGCCCGGCCGCTGCTTTGAGGAGCGCCGCTGGCCGCAGTCCCCTGCATGGACGCGGAGAGCGGCTCCGGCGGCAGCCGGGACTCGCTGGGCAGCCCGGGGGCGGCCGAGCCGCTGCTCCGGCCCGCGGCGGCGCGCAGGGAGCAGCCcccgggcggcggccgcggcccgaGGCCGGCGGCGGCTGTGCCGAAGCTCCGCGCCGGGGGCTCGCCCTGCCCGCCGGATCCGGCTGCGGACGGAGCCCGCGGTGCCGCGGTGCCAGCCCGGGCTccgggcggggccgggaccAGCCGCGAGTGCCCCGGCGCCGCTCCAGGTCAGTGACCGCCGGCTTCGGCACAGAGCTGGGCCGAGAGGCGATTTCAGCCGCGGAGGAGTTGCGCGGTTAAGGGAACTTTGCGTTCTTCTCGCCCCGCAGTTGTCCGCACTCTTTGTTCTCCCGAACTGTTCTGCGCGTGGAATGTGAGTTGTGAGGGTGCCcgcaggagctgtggctgcccctggatccctggaagtgttccaggccaggctggacggggcttggagcagcctgggacagtggaagttgtccctcTCCATGGGGACAGGAATGCTCAATCCCTGTTAAACATCCCTGGTTAAAGGatgtgatgcctcaggttttggcttttctatttttcacattctgtgctgctttagtgtgcaggttcatatgaggggatggtgagctctctgcacagagcagggagacaaaacaattcctgctctaGCTGgacaccaaggacaaatgatccaaatctcagggccaagagcacaaacaacatgggctgaagggagaaaaacaagaaggatgggactgcatgggctaaaactgtaattggacaattaactccaatatgcaaatgaaccaaaacttataaaagtgtgagaccccATGACCTGTGGTCcatttttgtgaccattttgggttgtgctgcccaaggtggatctatTTGAGGCCtcttaataaatccctactttattctttaactccatctagtttctgttctaggtcagcctttACCAGGCATCAGTTGTTTAGTAatgttctgtttttcagaggTTTCCCCATGCTGTAAATCAAATTTCTCATTCAGACTCACAGAATTCCTTGATGTTTTTAAGCTTCAGCACAATCTCTGTGGTCATTTGTGTTATGAAGGTTGTGATGTCTAGGCCTTCAGAGGAAATGTGGAGCTGTACAGAAAATGCACCACAAGTGATTCTGACCACagtaaaactgcttttattttaggaGTCCTAAGCACCAAAGCATATCCAGAATGCGTGCTTCCAGCTGAAAATTCCAAGCCCGTGTTTTTATCCCAAATGGtaagaaaagctgctgctccttcctgcaaTCCTGAGCTAAGAGAGCACTGTTTTCCTCAAAAAGCTGTAGCTCCTCTAAAAGCAGCACAAGATTTTGGCTCAGCCTCTGCACcacagctgtgcagctgctttttctctttgagTTGCTGCTAGTGTGGTGTTACTGCTGGTGCTTTTGGAGGGGCTTTATTTAGCACTGAGTGCTCAATTCTCTGTGTGTGAGCAATCCAAGGTTAACAACTTCTCTAAACTTCAGCAGGTACAGTTTCACTACTGCTTCTTTGGCCACAAATGAAAAGAATGAACTTCCTTAGCACATAGAATATATGGTTTTGATTTGAATTGTGTCTGTGGAGTTTTAGTCCCTAAAATTCCACATGAGTTCTTGCCAGCAATGTCCAGACCCTTCTGTGGCAGAGGTCTTCACATGTTTTGTGCCAAGACCTTTGTGTTGCTGTGTGCAAATGGTTCCATTTGTGTGCTCAGCAGTTCCATCTGCCTCCAAAATTTTGGCTTCAGAGGCTTTgatctctgctttttctgctcttgTCCTCAAGGAtcctcctggagaagctgcagcacaaGATGATCCTTTGGTGCTGCTGGAAGATAGCAGAGGACCTGAAGGTAAAACACACCAATCACCCTTTGTTTGTAAGGAGACTGATTAATtaaaggaaaagggaagttttaggtattattttttttcattatagaaACTTCTGAGTGAAAATATTCAAAGGTTGCTTTGATAAAAAGATGATAATTGTAACAAACGTTATTTAATTTTGCGAATTTTATCTCATTGCTggcattacatttttttaatgaactgaGTGGGACTTCTGCCAGTGTGCCAGTGTTGAGATTCCTTTTGTCAACCAGATATTCATGTCTCTGAATAGGCACTTTGGGGAAGGGGCTTGTTTTGATCCATTTTCCTCTTATGAATTATTGTACTATGAAGGCATATTTTTCTTCAAGCAGCCTGTACCAAAAAAGTGTCTTTCTAATCCTTAGGAATCCCAGAAATCACAATGTCAATgtcttttcctttaatttctgaatCTGCCAATTTCAATCAGATTTAGGGAAGTGaaggctttttaaagaaaacacactTATGCAGGTTTCTTGGATatctggagctgtgcagaggagaaaaaacacaaatcaaTACCCTGGTTAAGACCAAAAATCAGTACTTTTACACTCACAGGCTGCAGCTACCTGACTTAGCAGCATTtgcctcctctgcccagctAACAGTGGGTGAGGGAGAGCCTGCAATGCTTTTAGCATGATTTACACCTATTAAGAAAACTTGCTGTAATTTATGATGATGGCAAGGAAATACTCTTTCTGGGGTTTTCTTaattaaactgtttttcaaGTCAGAATTTGCAGCATTTTATTGACTGGGTTGTCTGAGCTCGAGTTAAAGTTATTGAGACTTTACTCAGCATTATTATATGGGCTTTATTGATAGCAGCATTCAGTGCTATAAAAATTGTGTTAAATGAAGCCTGCTCTTACTCTTACCCTTATTTAAGTTTTCTACTTACTGAAAGGAAACGATTTGTTACTGAAAGGAAACAATTTGTTGTTGCAATAGGTGATGTAATTCCTGCAGGTAACAGATTCTTCACAGTAAAATTAACTGTATTGAAGTAATACTTTGTCCCTACCTGTGAAATAGACATTTTGTGCCAATTATCTCAACAAAGGATGTTTGTCCTTCCCCGCAgatgatgtttttatttctcagtatgCTACTGGCCAGAAGGAGGCTCTGAGAGCAGCATTAATGCAAAAGTAAGTGTGAATTGTTGTTGGTGTCTGAGGAAGAAGTGTCTTTTTACAGTTCTCTGTCAGTGTTCTTTTTCTGTGCATGAAAGTGTTTTCAGTTGATTTTATTCCCTGGAGTATCTTGTGTCAAAACTTGCAGGAGAAATACTGTGTGGGGAAAATACTTGCTGGGAGGAGATATGAAGAGAATGCTGTTTACaggcacatttttatttttctagaacTCAGATTGTTCCTGTTCATAAAGAGGTGAAGGTGCAGCTCTTGGGAAGTGCCCCCACAGAAAAAAGGGAAGGTGCTGTGGGTGACACCAGGTCAGCACCCAGGGAAGTTGACTCTGCAACAACCattgcagcagccactgctgctgccattgcCACGACAGCTCCCCTTCTCAAGGTGAGTGGGAGTAGCAGTTCTGTGTCCTCTTAAAATAGTAAATGCTCCAAACAAGCCTGAAATTATTGATAGTAGCTCCAGAGAGCCTGCATGTGTCTGCTCACTGCTTTGTGTTTGTCATCTCACACTCATCAACCAATATACCAGAGGGAGCTAATTTGGATTTAACTAAATGAGCAGAAGACAGAGAATATTTGATTTATCTATTAGAAATTCACAATATTGCTAAACCACCAAAAGTTTAAGGCTAAacagaattttgtttcttttgggaTGCAAATCCAGGATTCTGTGAAGGACGTTTTGTTCTTTTGATGCTCACACATTTTCTGCAATAATGGGTTCCCCcctaccctttttttttttttttttttaatcctttcttGCAGGTTCAAAATGATTTGGAAGCGAAAGTGAACTCAGTTTCAGAACTGCTTCAGAAACTGCAGGAGACAGACAGGCAGCTGCAACGAGTGTCTGAACAGCAAAAAAGTATGAAGGCTCAACATGAGGAACCCCACTACCACCAGAGAGTCAGCAAgcttgaaaaacaaatgaatgCTTTCATGGTGCAAAGGATTCAGCACCTGGAAAAGCTACAGGAGCAACAAATGAATATTCAGGTATCTAAATCACAAGGCAGAAACTTCAGgttaataatttcttctgtatCTCAGTATTAatgttataataatttggattGTTTCTTAGtagtagaaagaaagaaagttcAGTGGAAGTGGATCAAAAGAAGTGAAAGCATTCAACAATGAGAAAGACACTTAGGGGCTGgaatgtccagagaagggaatggagctggggaagggtctggagcctCAGGAATGAttgaggagctggggaggctcagcctggagaaaaggaggatcaggagggaccttgtggctctgcacagctcctgacaagAGGGTGGGGCTGGTGcaggtcaggctctgctcccagggaacagggacaggacaaggggaaatggcctcaagctgcaccagggtaGGTTTTGGTTGGGTATTAGGGAAAATTCTTCACTGaggggtggtcaggcattggaacatgcacagggcagtggtggagtcaccatccctggaagtttaCAGAAAtcatggatgtggcactggagGACTTGGTTTGGTGGGGAACGTGGTGGTGCTGGGAGAAGACTTGGATTCAGTAATCTTAAAAGTCTTAATCTCATccttaacaattctgtgattcaatgaCCAGAAATACTCTGTACTTTTGTCTCCCAGTCCCATCTCATCAGCTCTGCAGTGAACACCCgtgggctgcagcagggtcctgtgcctgcccctgggcccctggcagggcactgggagaagccagagcagagatcaCTCACTAATGAAGCACCTTCATCTCACAGGGGTTTAttccctgccagtgctgcaccTGCCCAAGGTGGAGACAAATTCTTATTTTCACTCTTagttttgcattaattttgtgTCCATTAATACTGGATTGTGCATCACATCAGTAATGAATAGTAAACATTTCTTCTGTGTAATTTGTTTTATTGCCCAATGctctttataatttttctgaCATTCTGAAGATGTTCTAGTATCTTCCAGTTTAAATTAAGGTGAGACTTTTGGTTTGCTGAAATCTGCATCAGGAGGGGCCTGGACTTAAAATAATCTTATTGAGACATAATCTGTGTGGAAGCCTGTGGTGAACTGCagtggggttttggttttttttaaatccccttATGATAGCAGTCAGAagtatgaattttttttcctgtttacttAACTAGTGCAGTaatgctttgcatttttgtgCAGAATTTATAGACCTGGCATGGAGTTTTTtccctagatttttttttttcctagagtcTGCAAGGGCAGGTAGTGatagaacaagggggaatggcttcaaactgaaggaatgtaggtttagattagatgccaggaagaaattcttgtgagggtgctgaggccctggcacaggttgcccagagatgctgtgggtaccccatccctggcagtgttccaagccaggttggacagggcttggagcaacctgggatagtgggaggtgtccctgcccatggcagggggttggaactggataatctttaaagtcccttccttcccaaaccattctgtgagtcTATGATATAATTTCCTTTCAAGAAAATTGTCAACatttaaataactttattttttcagtgttccCTGAAGCATATTCAAGCAATTTTCCAATTCATGGGGTTCATACACAAAAATCTCCTCTAAAGACACCAGTTCCTCGAAGATATGCTCCAGAACCTGTgcccaaaaatgggaaaatctcagagaaagaaaactctgTAGCAGAAAATATTCCCAAACCTACAAGAGAAGGTATTGTCCTCCACTGGCCTAACTAATATGGTCTGGTGGTTACTTTGTGTATTCCTCACCTTTGCTGACCTTTTCCCTTGGGTTGCTGGCACTTAAATGCATTTATTCAGAATATTTGGAATCTACATTTGGGAAGGGTTAGTTTTGTGTATAAGTCACTTGCTCATAAGTAACTAAAGACTTAAAGACAGTGCTGATTCAATCTACAGAGTTTCAGCAGGACTgctcactgaaatattttttcaaagtcaAGTTTCAGGAAGATTAGACAGAATAATGTAAAACTTGGGAGCTACTCAATAACTTTGTCATTATCCTTGGTTaaattgaattttcattttattttttcatgggTCCACAAGGTCTCTGGGTTATTGTATTGAAAGCAGCAGATGTAAAGcaaatgtgattttcttttcttgcttttgatCAGGTTCTGTCTGTGTTACAAAGCTGTCAGGTATTCCTATTGTTCAGTGGGTCcaggaataaatgaaataaGACAAAAGAAGAAGCATGCTGTCCCTAATGTCACAGATTTGTTCTCAGTGACTCAGTTCATTGTCATCCCAGTTCCATCTAGCTTTGCTAATTTAAAGCAATCTCAGAAAGACAGATTAGTGTGTGTGGTTTTAAGTGACTTGCCTTATCTGAAATAAATCtatgtatttaaatttaaaaaatattttactctcCTTGGTGAGTATAGTGAAATacctggaaaggaaaagaaaatactaaatatATTGAACTAacttacctttctttttttctccttcatttcacTTCATTGTAGGTGAAGGGAAAGGTCTGGAACACGTTTTGAATTCTCAAGAAACACTAAACCAAAGAGAGTATTCCAAGAAGACAGCATTAAACAGCAATGAAAGCAGCTGGCATTCTGAGAGACACAGGTGGATAAACACAACAATCCAAAACTGAGGGAGAGTTTGTGTTTCCATGAAACTGAGAGAGGTGCATTAGACACTGATGCTCTGGCAGTCCCTGGTGTGGCCCTGCAGtctggcacagctgtgctggagtATTTCTGTGTTGCCATTATTTTTggcaggacctgagggaatggctggagctgtgccagcgcaggtttaggttggatatcaggaaaagttCTTCACCAGAGAGtgctgggcactgaacaggctccccagggaatgggcacagccccaagcTTGACAGAGTGCAGAGTTTTGACAACACTGAGGGACAGGGTggcattgttggggtgtctgtgcagggccaggagttggactctcatccttgtgggtcccttccagctctaatattccaggattctgtggtTCCTGTTGAACTGCAGGCAGATGAAGTCTATCATTTTTGCTAAGGATAGCTCACAACACCTTTCTCAGAGGTCAGCAAGTTGCACTTGGAGTGTTTTACAGGAGCAGCATCCACCTAACAATTCCTAAGATTTAAAATGggtgaaaaaatattcttagcCATGCACTCTGAAGCATATTTTCCCCAGGCAATAATTTAAAGTTATAATTTCACTAATACAGTGAGGAACTGTCTAATTTAGAACAGTGTGCACAAAGATGCTAATTGCTTCAAATGGAAAGATATCCAGAGTTTAAATGTTGCTCTATTAGATGTAATTTCActattgaaaataaaaggattggGCTGAAGGTGTTAAGTGGTAAACAGAGAAAACCCAATAACTTCTCTATTACTTCAGATGCCAAAGCAAGTTCCAATTTATCTAAAGGTTTGGTACTTGCACTGTAAATTCCTGCTTGGTTTCACAGTTGAATCCTTTCTTGGGGCACCTCAGGAGCCACGAGAGGTGTAACCAGGAGTGTTTCTCCCCTCAGACACAATGCTTTGCCTGCAAACtcaatttcttcttttgaaaactACAATTCAATTGAGAAAACAGTGCAAAAAGCAGATAATTTACTTCAAGATCTTGGCAAGTTGAGAAGAGAAATGCACAACATTCTGCAGGTAAAGTCAGTCTAATCACAATGAGCAGGGGTTtgaagaagggaaat
The window above is part of the Vidua macroura isolate BioBank_ID:100142 chromosome 6, ASM2450914v1, whole genome shotgun sequence genome. Proteins encoded here:
- the TIMM9 gene encoding mitochondrial import inner membrane translocase subunit Tim9, with translation MAGQISESDQIKQFKEFLGTYNKLTENCFVDCIKDFTSRDVKPEEITCSDNCLQKYLKMTQRISMRFQEYHIQQNEALAAKAGLLSQPR